A stretch of the Marivirga tractuosa DSM 4126 genome encodes the following:
- the treF gene encoding alpha,alpha-trehalase TreF: MKKLFLNCSTYSFICLFLLATSCYEITEDKKIHSENQLEDFQEFYDSELFKDVQLSGVFEDSKTFVDCKPKIGLMKIQTSYRAEKNKKGFDLEEFVLQHFELPENPKTDFESDEKKDMYEHIESLWPVLTRPKDTIQSTSLIPLPYPYVVPGGRFREIYYWDSYFTMLGLKASGKNDLAISMIDNFAFLIDQLGFIPNGNRAYYTGRSQPPFFALMVDEITSNNRSKFTSYLPQMVKEYQFWMQGSKKLTEANPEVKRVVLLEDNIVLNRYYDEYAKARPESFKEDFELVKENNLAKEKAYRNLRAGAESGWDYSSRWFENPQEMKTIQTIDIIPIDLNVLLYFLEIKIAQAYNWNEQLDSADLFLEKADLRKNAINSLLWDEKHQRYADFNFKNNHHTKILSMATAYPLFAKIAPKDKARMVIKQMADSLLLDGGFVSTTIESGQQWDFPNAWAPLQWIGIKALFNYGEHDLGLDVMDRWLSLNEKIYEQTGKMMEKYNVADTSLQAGGGEYPLQDGFGWTNGVAVAMKKILDEKEAMKVD, encoded by the coding sequence ATGAAAAAGCTATTTTTAAATTGCAGTACCTATTCCTTCATATGCTTATTTTTGCTAGCAACCTCTTGCTATGAAATAACTGAAGATAAAAAGATTCACAGCGAAAATCAACTAGAAGATTTTCAAGAGTTTTATGATTCTGAGTTGTTTAAAGATGTACAGCTATCCGGTGTTTTTGAAGATTCCAAGACATTCGTTGATTGTAAACCAAAGATTGGTTTAATGAAAATCCAAACAAGCTATAGGGCAGAAAAGAATAAAAAGGGGTTTGACCTAGAAGAATTTGTTTTACAGCATTTTGAGCTGCCCGAAAATCCTAAAACAGATTTTGAATCTGATGAAAAAAAAGATATGTACGAACATATCGAAAGCCTATGGCCAGTATTGACTAGACCAAAAGATACGATTCAAAGCACTTCTTTAATTCCCTTGCCATATCCTTATGTGGTGCCTGGTGGTCGTTTTCGGGAGATTTATTACTGGGATTCATATTTTACCATGCTTGGACTCAAAGCTTCGGGTAAAAATGACTTAGCCATTTCTATGATAGATAATTTTGCTTTCCTAATTGATCAACTGGGCTTTATCCCAAATGGAAATAGGGCTTACTATACAGGCAGAAGTCAACCACCTTTTTTTGCATTGATGGTGGATGAAATAACCTCCAATAATCGATCAAAATTTACTTCTTATCTGCCGCAAATGGTTAAGGAATATCAGTTTTGGATGCAGGGTAGTAAAAAATTAACGGAAGCTAATCCTGAAGTAAAAAGGGTCGTTTTATTGGAAGATAATATAGTTTTAAACCGATATTACGATGAATATGCCAAAGCAAGACCTGAATCATTTAAGGAAGATTTTGAGTTGGTAAAAGAGAATAACTTAGCGAAAGAAAAAGCTTATAGGAACCTTAGAGCTGGAGCTGAATCTGGATGGGATTATTCCAGTAGATGGTTTGAAAACCCCCAAGAAATGAAAACTATTCAGACCATTGACATCATTCCTATTGATTTGAATGTGCTCTTATATTTTCTTGAGATCAAAATTGCACAAGCTTATAACTGGAATGAACAATTAGATAGTGCAGACCTATTTTTAGAAAAAGCGGACCTGCGGAAAAATGCAATCAATAGTCTTCTTTGGGATGAAAAGCATCAGCGGTATGCTGATTTCAATTTTAAGAATAATCATCATACCAAGATATTGAGCATGGCAACGGCATATCCCCTTTTTGCAAAAATAGCTCCTAAAGACAAAGCTAGGATGGTTATTAAACAAATGGCTGACAGCCTTTTATTGGATGGTGGTTTTGTAAGTACTACTATTGAAAGTGGTCAACAATGGGATTTCCCTAATGCATGGGCACCATTGCAATGGATTGGAATTAAGGCTTTATTTAATTATGGTGAGCATGATCTGGGTTTGGATGTAATGGATAGATGGTTGAGCTTGAATGAAAAGATTTATGAGCAGACTGGCAAAATGATGGAAAAGTATAATGTTGCAGATACTAGTTTGCAAGCAGGGGGAGGAGAGTATCCATTACAAGATGGCTTTGGATGGACGAATGGTGTGGCGGTTGCAATGAAGAAAATACTTGATGAAAAGGAAGCTATGAAAGTTGACTGA
- a CDS encoding sodium:solute symporter: MNEIGLSPIDGGIIIIYLVGIIWYGIKKGKQKTSEDYFLAGRNMIWPIVGISLFAANIGSNTLIGLTSEAYNTNLAVYNYEWMAAVVLVFFAIFFLPFYLRSKVYTMPEFLERRYDSRSRYYFSTITIIGNVIIDTASGLYAGNLILKIIFPELDSTIIILILAGAAAAYTIPGGLSSVVHTEVIQALLLFASSMVLTYFCFSEVGGWSGMMAGLESLQPQGKGPDEILSLVRPLESEYMPWTGLLFGVPLLGFYFWANNQFMVQRVLSAKDINHGRWGAIFAGLLKLPVLFFMVIPGVIAIVIFSGMDISALNYHMKTEAGEVLCTDLADCPNMTYPLLIYSLLPTGLLGIVIAGLLAAMSSSISATLNSSSTLITMDFVKAIKPDMTSKQLVRTGQIATLVLVLLAAAWAPQIDRFGSLFDYLQIILGLIAPPIVAVFVMGLFWKRANGHGAIAGLSGGFILAIFIILSSVFDWVPALNEIHFLHKAPLLMLAVILIQMLVSLTTAPPAEEKVDDMVWSIKIFRAETKELEGLPWFKNYRILSILLLVVTAVIVIWFW, from the coding sequence ATGAATGAAATTGGTTTAAGCCCAATTGATGGGGGAATTATCATTATTTACCTTGTCGGAATCATTTGGTATGGGATCAAGAAGGGTAAACAAAAAACTTCGGAAGATTATTTTTTAGCAGGTAGGAATATGATTTGGCCCATAGTGGGGATTTCACTTTTTGCTGCCAATATTGGAAGCAATACTTTGATTGGGCTCACTTCAGAAGCTTACAACACCAACCTTGCTGTTTATAATTATGAATGGATGGCAGCGGTTGTATTGGTCTTTTTTGCCATCTTTTTTCTTCCATTCTATTTACGTTCCAAGGTTTATACCATGCCAGAGTTTTTGGAAAGAAGGTATGATAGTCGCTCACGTTACTACTTTTCCACTATTACTATCATTGGAAATGTCATAATTGACACGGCCTCAGGTTTATATGCTGGTAATTTAATATTGAAAATCATTTTCCCAGAATTAGATTCAACCATCATTATTTTGATTTTAGCTGGTGCAGCTGCTGCTTATACCATTCCTGGAGGATTATCTTCAGTGGTGCACACAGAGGTAATTCAGGCTTTATTACTGTTTGCAAGCTCTATGGTTTTAACTTATTTCTGTTTTTCTGAGGTAGGTGGTTGGTCAGGTATGATGGCGGGTCTGGAAAGTCTGCAACCTCAAGGTAAAGGTCCTGATGAAATATTAAGTTTAGTCAGACCGTTAGAGAGTGAATACATGCCATGGACGGGTTTGTTATTTGGTGTCCCACTTTTGGGCTTTTATTTTTGGGCCAATAATCAGTTTATGGTACAGCGTGTTCTTAGTGCGAAAGATATAAATCATGGCCGCTGGGGCGCTATTTTTGCAGGATTACTAAAATTACCTGTTCTCTTTTTCATGGTGATTCCTGGTGTCATTGCAATTGTAATATTCTCTGGAATGGACATTAGTGCATTGAACTATCATATGAAAACCGAGGCAGGCGAGGTGCTCTGTACAGATTTAGCAGATTGTCCTAATATGACTTATCCCTTATTGATCTATAGTCTTTTACCGACTGGCTTGTTAGGGATTGTGATTGCAGGTCTTTTGGCAGCAATGTCTTCTAGCATAAGTGCTACCTTAAATTCGTCTTCTACCTTAATCACAATGGATTTTGTAAAAGCCATTAAGCCTGATATGACGAGCAAACAATTGGTTAGAACAGGACAAATTGCAACATTGGTTCTCGTATTATTGGCAGCCGCTTGGGCTCCACAAATCGATCGATTTGGTTCCCTTTTTGATTACTTGCAAATTATACTGGGGTTAATTGCACCACCGATTGTAGCCGTATTCGTAATGGGTTTATTCTGGAAAAGAGCAAATGGGCATGGTGCAATTGCTGGTCTTTCGGGAGGATTTATACTTGCCATATTTATCATTTTGTCAAGTGTATTTGATTGGGTACCAGCTTTAAACGAGATTCATTTTTTACATAAAGCACCGCTCTTAATGTTAGCGGTAATACTTATTCAAATGCTGGTTAGTTTAACGACCGCACCACCAGCAGAAGAAAAGGTAGACGATATGGTTTGGTCAATTAAAATATTCAGAGCCGAAACCAAAGAATTAGAAGGATTACCATGGTTCAAAAATTACCGAATCCTTTCCATTCTATTGTTAGTAGTGACAGCGGTAATTGTAATCTGGTTCTGGTAA
- a CDS encoding alpha-glucosidase — translation MTWWKEAIVYQIYPRSFKDSNGDGVGDLPGIISKLDYIQSIGVDVIWLCPIYQSPNDDNGYDVSDYRQIMTDFGNMSDFDLLLEGIHQRGMKLIMDIVPNHTSDEHRWFKASSESEDNPYRDYYIWRKGEKDKLPNNWPSFFSGNAWDYDEKTQSHYLHLFSKKQPDLNWENPKVRQEIYDIMHFWFKKGIDGFRMDVVSLISKLPGLPDTDSNIFTEIISKYYANGPKVHEYLREMNQEVLQHYDCMTVGEGPGITLDNALDYVGEDRNELHMVFHFGHMYIDNGPGGKYDPIPYNLVDMKKVFNAWDKKLTGKGWGSIFLGNHDFPRIVSRFGNDGLYWQESAKLLSTLLLSMRGTPYIFQGDEIGMTNVAYESIEEYRDIETLNSWKDAMQKGVDSESFMRLVHQQSRDNARTPFQWNNANNGGFSEGQAWLRPNDNFERINVEKQENEKHSVLNYYRKMVKYRKDNPTLVYGDYECFQIEHPELFLFKRSDDQRTYWVLLNFSEHHHDVEFEIPENVCLEMNNYPEPNASRRLRPWEAKIMQER, via the coding sequence ATGACTTGGTGGAAAGAAGCGATAGTATATCAAATATATCCTAGAAGTTTTAAAGACAGCAATGGAGACGGGGTAGGAGATTTACCTGGAATTATCAGTAAATTAGACTATATTCAGTCTATTGGGGTAGATGTGATTTGGCTCTGTCCCATTTATCAATCCCCAAATGATGATAATGGCTATGATGTAAGTGATTATCGTCAAATCATGACAGATTTTGGAAATATGTCAGATTTCGATCTCCTTTTAGAGGGCATTCATCAAAGAGGAATGAAATTGATTATGGATATAGTGCCTAATCATACTTCCGATGAGCACAGGTGGTTTAAAGCTTCCTCTGAAAGTGAAGATAATCCGTATCGGGACTATTATATCTGGCGAAAAGGAGAGAAGGATAAGTTACCGAATAATTGGCCTTCCTTCTTCTCAGGTAATGCTTGGGATTATGACGAAAAGACCCAATCGCACTATCTTCATTTATTCTCCAAAAAACAGCCTGATCTGAACTGGGAAAACCCAAAAGTGCGACAAGAAATTTATGATATCATGCATTTTTGGTTTAAAAAAGGCATAGATGGATTTAGAATGGATGTTGTCAGTTTGATTTCCAAACTCCCAGGACTTCCTGATACTGATAGCAATATTTTTACTGAAATCATTTCAAAATATTATGCCAATGGCCCTAAGGTGCATGAATATTTAAGAGAAATGAATCAGGAAGTTCTACAACATTACGATTGTATGACCGTGGGGGAAGGCCCTGGAATCACTTTAGATAACGCACTGGATTATGTGGGAGAGGATAGAAACGAACTCCATATGGTTTTCCATTTTGGTCATATGTACATAGATAATGGGCCAGGTGGAAAGTATGATCCCATTCCGTACAATTTAGTGGATATGAAAAAAGTATTCAATGCATGGGATAAAAAACTGACTGGAAAAGGCTGGGGAAGTATCTTTTTGGGTAATCATGATTTCCCACGTATTGTGTCTCGATTCGGCAATGATGGTCTCTATTGGCAAGAATCAGCAAAACTGCTTTCTACTTTATTACTTAGTATGCGAGGAACGCCCTACATATTTCAAGGAGATGAAATAGGCATGACCAATGTTGCTTATGAGTCCATTGAAGAATATCGGGATATAGAGACTTTAAACAGTTGGAAAGATGCCATGCAAAAAGGTGTTGATTCTGAGAGTTTTATGAGGCTTGTTCATCAGCAAAGTAGAGATAATGCTCGAACTCCATTTCAATGGAATAATGCTAATAATGGAGGCTTCTCGGAAGGACAAGCTTGGTTACGACCCAATGATAATTTTGAGAGAATTAATGTAGAAAAGCAGGAAAATGAAAAGCATTCCGTTTTAAACTACTACCGAAAAATGGTGAAGTACAGAAAAGATAATCCAACTTTAGTTTATGGAGATTATGAATGTTTTCAAATTGAACATCCCGAGCTCTTTTTATTTAAACGGTCGGATGATCAAAGGACTTATTGGGTTTTACTTAATTTCTCAGAACATCATCATGATGTAGAATTTGAAATACCTGAGAATGTATGTTTGGAAATGAACAATTACCCTGAACCTAATGCAAGCAGAAGATTAAGACCTTGGGAGGCAAAAATCATGCAAGAGAGATAG
- a CDS encoding sodium:solute symporter: protein MSALDWIVLFGTLIMIVSYGVYKTRGSKNIESYLKGDNSMKWWTIGLSIMATQASAITFLSTPGQAYESGMGFIQFYFGLPIAMIILSVWVLPIYYKLKVYTAYEYLESRFDLKTRILGAFLFLIQRGLAAGITIYAPAIILSSILGWPLVYTTVIIGSLVIIYTVSGGTKAVSQTQKHQMIIMMGGMIIAGLFVVKLLPEDIGIVEATKLAGHLGKLELINTEVDLENRYTLWTGLLGGLFVALSYFGTDQSQVARYLSGKSLTESRLGLMFNGLLKIPMQFIILFIGALVFVFYQFNQAPVFFNEAAKDEVYLNDEQKEKYQAVEQQYSDLFEEKRKQVHLLSTAEGEEVEDLKQKISSIHDQEDQLRDEAKGIIKATNEDLETTDTDYVFITFVMENLPKGIIGLLLAVIFSAAMSSTASELNALASTSIIDIYKRNIYQKGSEKHYLIASKLFTLFWGLVAVFFATFAGLLDNLIQAVNILGSIFYGTILGIFLSGFFIKYIKGNAVFIGALVAQIVVLYFYFFSDMAYLWFNLLGCGIVILTGLLFQYVKNKK from the coding sequence ATGAGCGCTTTAGATTGGATTGTCCTTTTCGGAACACTGATAATGATTGTAAGCTATGGTGTCTATAAAACCAGAGGCAGTAAAAACATTGAATCCTATTTGAAAGGAGATAACAGCATGAAATGGTGGACTATTGGTCTGTCCATCATGGCTACCCAAGCCAGTGCTATCACATTTTTGTCCACACCAGGTCAGGCTTACGAAAGTGGAATGGGTTTTATACAGTTTTATTTTGGTTTGCCCATAGCTATGATTATCCTGAGTGTCTGGGTTTTACCGATCTATTATAAATTAAAAGTTTATACGGCTTATGAATACTTGGAATCTCGTTTTGATTTAAAAACACGGATTTTGGGAGCATTTCTATTTCTTATTCAAAGAGGATTGGCTGCAGGAATCACTATTTATGCTCCCGCTATAATTCTTTCTTCTATTTTAGGCTGGCCATTGGTTTATACTACAGTTATTATTGGCTCTTTGGTTATTATTTATACGGTGAGTGGAGGTACCAAAGCAGTAAGTCAAACCCAAAAGCATCAGATGATTATCATGATGGGAGGGATGATAATTGCTGGGCTTTTTGTAGTGAAACTGCTTCCAGAGGATATAGGAATAGTGGAGGCAACAAAGTTAGCGGGGCATTTAGGTAAATTAGAATTGATTAATACAGAAGTTGATCTCGAAAACCGCTATACTTTATGGACAGGTCTCTTGGGAGGATTATTTGTGGCTTTATCTTATTTTGGTACCGACCAATCACAAGTAGCTCGATATTTATCTGGAAAGTCCCTAACAGAAAGTCGCTTGGGTTTAATGTTTAATGGACTTCTGAAAATACCCATGCAGTTTATTATCCTGTTTATTGGAGCTTTAGTTTTTGTTTTTTATCAATTTAATCAAGCGCCTGTCTTTTTCAATGAGGCAGCTAAGGATGAAGTTTATTTGAATGATGAACAAAAAGAAAAGTATCAAGCAGTAGAACAGCAATATTCTGATTTGTTTGAAGAAAAGAGGAAGCAAGTTCATTTATTATCCACTGCTGAAGGAGAAGAAGTGGAGGACTTAAAGCAAAAGATTTCAAGCATTCACGATCAAGAGGATCAATTAAGGGATGAAGCAAAAGGGATAATTAAAGCTACAAATGAGGATCTAGAAACCACTGATACTGATTATGTTTTCATCACTTTTGTAATGGAAAACTTGCCTAAAGGAATTATAGGGCTATTGTTAGCGGTGATTTTTTCTGCAGCCATGTCTTCAACTGCTTCAGAATTAAATGCCTTGGCTTCCACTAGTATCATTGACATTTATAAGCGAAATATTTATCAAAAAGGAAGTGAAAAACATTATCTAATAGCATCTAAGCTATTCACTCTTTTCTGGGGGCTGGTAGCCGTATTTTTCGCCACCTTTGCGGGCTTACTAGATAATCTCATTCAAGCTGTAAATATTTTAGGATCAATATTTTATGGTACCATACTTGGTATTTTCTTATCAGGGTTTTTCATCAAATATATAAAAGGAAATGCAGTATTTATTGGAGCTTTAGTCGCCCAGATAGTGGTATTGTATTTTTATTTTTTCAGCGATATGGCTTACCTCTGGTTTAACTTGTTAGGTTGCGGAATTGTGATTTTAACAGGATTACTGTTTCAGTATGTTAAAAACAAAAAGTAA
- a CDS encoding OmpA family protein has product MKLYGKIVLCFLFIFLSVKLIAQDPELAKIYLEQADQVYAEAKDAIEIAKDIYIQAAEADTMNIRANYMAGVLYLETVNRDYSTKYFERVKRLDPKYRFNIDYLLGRGYQYGLEFEKALKYFLAYKDKLRSDRSYRGRDKTSVYEVNDRIEECQNAKEIIGMPSSYTIENVSENVNSTWPDYAPVLNEDETVMIFTSRRQEGNTNENVDNDNFYFEDIYISKRQGVTWSKAKNIGQNINTLYHDSNLFLSSDGKTLYIYSDEGNGDIFYSTENEQEEWTKPVPLEGRINSQGFAEQSIWVSDDNEFMMFASNRPGGYGGFDIYGCYIEDGQWKRPFNMGPEINTRADEDGPYMAKDGVTLYFSSKGHKGFGGFDVFTTTYNGKTEKWNKPENLGYPVNTVDDEVYFHPTADGERGYLASVREEGLGFTDIYMVTHVGNLEKTAKDRISKLKERDNDFITDEQLEVKRLIDSVLNISAYQVYFEVNSSEIDESHDQKLIEMANFLKSHQNLGVQISAFASSDGNPKYNYELSNRRAQSVLKFFKENGIESDRLAARGFGILKGSEDKSRKAEVKILDLSRFEE; this is encoded by the coding sequence ATGAAGTTGTACGGTAAAATAGTTTTATGCTTTTTGTTTATATTTTTGAGTGTCAAGTTGATAGCTCAAGATCCTGAATTAGCCAAAATCTATCTGGAGCAAGCAGATCAGGTATATGCAGAAGCAAAGGATGCGATTGAGATCGCAAAAGATATTTATATCCAGGCTGCTGAGGCGGACACCATGAATATTAGGGCAAATTATATGGCTGGTGTGCTATATTTAGAAACCGTAAACAGAGATTATTCCACTAAATATTTTGAACGAGTAAAAAGATTAGATCCTAAATACCGGTTTAATATCGATTATTTGTTAGGGAGAGGGTATCAATATGGTTTAGAATTTGAAAAAGCATTAAAATACTTTTTAGCCTACAAAGACAAACTGAGATCTGACAGGAGTTACAGGGGGCGTGATAAAACCTCAGTTTATGAAGTAAATGATAGAATTGAGGAATGCCAAAATGCAAAGGAGATTATTGGTATGCCTTCTTCATACACTATTGAAAATGTAAGTGAAAATGTTAATTCCACCTGGCCTGATTATGCCCCAGTTTTAAATGAAGATGAAACAGTAATGATATTTACTTCCAGAAGGCAAGAGGGCAATACTAACGAAAATGTTGACAATGACAATTTTTATTTTGAGGACATTTATATCTCGAAAAGACAAGGAGTGACTTGGAGTAAAGCAAAAAATATCGGTCAAAATATAAATACCTTATACCACGATTCTAATTTGTTCTTAAGTAGTGATGGAAAGACATTGTATATTTATTCTGATGAGGGGAATGGTGATATATTTTATAGTACTGAGAATGAGCAGGAAGAATGGACTAAACCAGTTCCATTGGAAGGCAGAATAAATTCACAAGGATTTGCAGAGCAATCAATTTGGGTGTCAGATGATAATGAATTTATGATGTTTGCCTCGAATAGGCCAGGAGGCTATGGCGGCTTTGATATCTATGGATGCTATATAGAGGACGGCCAATGGAAAAGACCCTTTAACATGGGGCCAGAAATTAATACCAGAGCTGATGAAGATGGACCTTATATGGCAAAAGATGGGGTTACACTATATTTCAGTAGTAAAGGACATAAAGGTTTTGGAGGCTTTGATGTTTTTACAACTACCTACAATGGTAAAACTGAAAAATGGAATAAACCTGAGAATTTGGGCTATCCTGTTAATACGGTAGATGATGAGGTGTATTTCCATCCAACAGCAGATGGTGAAAGAGGGTATTTGGCATCTGTTAGAGAAGAAGGTTTAGGTTTTACGGATATTTATATGGTAACGCATGTAGGCAACTTGGAAAAAACTGCAAAAGATAGAATTTCTAAGTTAAAAGAAAGAGATAATGATTTCATAACTGATGAGCAATTAGAGGTTAAAAGATTAATAGACTCAGTTCTCAACATTTCTGCCTATCAGGTTTATTTTGAGGTTAATTCCAGTGAGATAGATGAAAGTCATGATCAAAAGTTAATTGAAATGGCTAATTTCCTGAAATCTCATCAAAATCTTGGTGTGCAAATTTCTGCATTCGCATCGTCAGATGGTAATCCTAAATATAATTATGAGCTTTCCAATAGAAGAGCTCAATCTGTATTGAAGTTTTTTAAAGAAAATGGAATTGAGTCTGACCGCTTAGCAGCAAGAGGGTTTGGTATTTTAAAGGGCAGTGAGGATAAATCTAGAAAGGCGGAGGTGAAAATTTTAGATCTTTCAAGATTTGAAGAATAA
- a CDS encoding DUF2911 domain-containing protein, with the protein MKKSILLFGLSILLIGTLELKAQIEIPQPSPKAKVETTVGLTDVAISYFRPSVKGRQIFGEGNDYLQPYGVLWRAGANSGTVLNINTEAVIAGTKVEPGEYLIFMTPGENEWEFKLYSDLSLGGNVGNYDESKEVLSIIQEVEKLDETVETLTYQISDINADNKKANIHFRWENVSLKVPFEVSYDDLVMAQIEQHTKVNPRNLITAANYYYTNDRDLNQALKWIDSYLAEGNNSAQFWNLHLKAQILAKMGNKKEAKKVAEKSIELAKQNSSGDFGYVKRNQDLIDSL; encoded by the coding sequence ATGAAAAAATCAATTTTACTTTTTGGTTTATCTATTTTATTAATAGGTACGCTTGAGCTAAAAGCTCAAATTGAAATACCTCAGCCTTCACCGAAGGCTAAAGTTGAGACTACAGTAGGATTAACTGATGTTGCAATCAGCTACTTTAGACCCAGCGTAAAAGGTCGTCAAATTTTTGGAGAAGGAAATGATTATTTACAACCTTACGGAGTTTTATGGAGAGCTGGTGCTAATAGTGGAACTGTACTAAACATCAATACAGAAGCAGTTATAGCAGGCACTAAAGTGGAACCAGGTGAATATTTAATATTCATGACGCCAGGCGAAAATGAGTGGGAATTCAAGTTGTACAGTGACCTTTCATTAGGTGGAAATGTTGGGAATTATGATGAGTCTAAAGAAGTATTGTCTATAATTCAAGAAGTTGAAAAATTAGATGAAACTGTAGAAACCTTAACTTATCAAATCTCAGATATCAATGCTGACAATAAAAAAGCTAACATCCATTTCCGATGGGAAAATGTAAGCTTAAAAGTTCCTTTCGAAGTAAGTTATGATGACTTGGTAATGGCGCAAATTGAGCAACACACCAAAGTGAATCCAAGAAACTTGATTACTGCTGCAAATTACTACTATACTAATGACAGAGATTTAAATCAAGCCTTGAAATGGATTGACTCCTATTTGGCTGAAGGAAATAATAGTGCTCAGTTTTGGAACCTTCATCTAAAAGCTCAAATTTTAGCTAAAATGGGTAATAAGAAGGAAGCTAAAAAAGTAGCAGAAAAATCAATTGAGTTAGCAAAACAAAATAGTTCAGGAGATTTCGGATACGTAAAAAGAAATCAGGATTTAATTGACTCTTTGTAA
- a CDS encoding DNA-3-methyladenine glycosylase, with translation MKVAKKRLERSLFLNSNVVELAQRLLGKLICTNINGVYCEAIITETEAYSGENDKACHAHMGRFTNRTATMYEEGGTAYIYLCYGIHHLFNVVSNVKGKADAVLIRSVEPVEGIEKMLERRNSKSNRPKIYAGPGKLCQALGIDKSLNGVDLVNSNVIYLADSDIDAAEIIKTTRIGIDYAEEDALLPWRFYFSGNKYVSKYK, from the coding sequence ATGAAAGTTGCAAAAAAAAGGTTAGAGAGGTCATTATTTTTAAATTCAAATGTTGTAGAACTAGCTCAACGCTTATTAGGTAAGCTAATTTGTACTAATATTAATGGTGTGTATTGCGAAGCGATAATAACAGAAACAGAGGCATATTCTGGTGAGAATGATAAGGCATGTCATGCGCACATGGGTAGGTTTACAAACAGAACAGCAACAATGTATGAAGAGGGAGGAACTGCCTATATTTATTTATGTTATGGAATCCATCATCTTTTTAATGTGGTATCCAACGTCAAAGGTAAAGCAGATGCAGTGTTGATACGTTCCGTTGAGCCTGTAGAGGGTATTGAGAAAATGCTTGAACGAAGAAATTCAAAATCTAATCGACCAAAAATCTATGCAGGACCCGGTAAATTATGTCAGGCATTAGGTATAGATAAATCCTTAAATGGGGTTGATTTAGTGAATAGTAATGTAATTTATTTAGCTGATAGTGATATTGATGCCGCAGAGATTATTAAAACTACTCGAATAGGGATAGATTATGCTGAAGAAGATGCCTTATTGCCCTGGAGGTTTTATTTTTCAGGAAATAAATATGTTAGTAAGTATAAATAA
- a CDS encoding universal stress protein has product MDKFLCPIDFSTYSLNALEYAARILQVRKGSMTLIHIFSEKEFLHALDGEKSDFNDLKDHAKEKLYNLADEIEKEYGFECDVVLSIGDVNNSISKYANENDYDLIVMGTQGNGYSRRTIIGSRTIRTVENSVTPVLTVPLEAEFKGWNSVVYASDYSEKDKIIMQKLVSFIYSFRSRIRFVHVSHSKNKMNEKSYQEFKEELSSFLGYEKISYYLKEYKKDISSGIEEFVLEQNGDLLVLLKRKRNFLEKLIGNSVSTEVSYLSTHPLLIYHEKS; this is encoded by the coding sequence ATGGATAAATTTTTGTGCCCTATAGATTTTTCAACCTATTCTTTAAATGCCCTTGAATATGCGGCTAGAATATTGCAGGTTAGAAAGGGAAGCATGACGCTTATCCATATCTTTTCTGAGAAAGAATTTTTACATGCTTTGGATGGCGAAAAATCCGATTTCAATGATTTAAAGGATCATGCCAAAGAAAAGCTTTACAATTTGGCTGATGAGATTGAAAAGGAGTATGGCTTTGAATGTGATGTTGTACTATCAATTGGAGATGTAAACAATTCTATTAGTAAATATGCCAATGAAAATGATTACGATCTAATTGTGATGGGAACACAAGGGAATGGATATAGCAGACGAACAATTATTGGTAGTCGTACTATTAGAACAGTTGAAAACAGCGTTACACCAGTTTTAACTGTTCCATTAGAAGCTGAGTTCAAAGGGTGGAATTCTGTCGTTTACGCATCTGATTATTCAGAAAAGGATAAAATTATCATGCAAAAATTGGTGAGCTTTATTTATAGTTTCCGAAGCAGAATCCGCTTTGTACATGTTAGCCACTCCAAAAACAAAATGAATGAAAAGAGCTATCAGGAGTTTAAGGAAGAGTTATCTAGTTTTTTAGGATACGAAAAAATAAGTTATTATTTAAAGGAGTATAAAAAGGATATCAGTAGTGGTATAGAAGAATTCGTACTTGAGCAAAATGGTGATTTGCTAGTACTCCTGAAAAGAAAAAGAAACTTTTTGGAAAAGCTCATTGGCAATAGTGTGTCTACAGAAGTTTCGTATTTAAGTACCCATCCGTTATTGATTTATCATGAAAAATCATAA